From Vitis vinifera cultivar Pinot Noir 40024 chromosome 3, ASM3070453v1, the proteins below share one genomic window:
- the LOC100265262 gene encoding phenylacetaldehyde reductase isoform X1: MSGAEKVVCVTGASGYIASWLVKLLLQRGYTVNASVRDPDDPTKTEHLLALDGAKERLHLFKANLLEEGAFDSMVDGCEGVFHTASPFYHTVSNPQVELIDPAVKGTLNVLRSCAKVPSIRRVVVTSSMAAVAFTGQTLTPDVVVDETWFSDPAVCEKLKLWYMLSKTLAEEAAWKFAKENKIDLVAINPGLVIGPLLQPTLNTSVEPVLKLINGTQTFPNITYRWVDVRDVANAHIQAFEVPSANGRYCLVSRVTHCSEVVKILHELYPTSNLPDKCADDKPFEPTYQVSQERARSLGINFIPVEVSFNDTVESLKEKKFFSL; this comes from the exons ATGAGTGGAGCTGAGAAAGTGGTGTGCGTTACAGGGGCTTCTGGGTACATAGCTTCATGGCTGGTCAAGCTCCTGCTCCAACGCGGCTACACCGTCAATGCTTCAGTTCGCGACCCAG ATGATCCAACGAAGACAGAACACTTACTCGCACTTGATGGAGCTAAAGAGAGGCTTCATTTATTTAAAGCCAACTTACTGGAAGAAGGAGCTTTTGATTCTATGGTTGATGGATGTGAAGGTGTTTTCCACACAGCATCTCCATTTTATCACACTGTCTCTAATCCACAG GTGGAATTAATTGACCCTGCAGTGAAGGGAACCCTCAATGTTCTCAGATCATGTGCAAAAGTTCCATCTATCAGAAGAGTTGTCGTAACATCTTCTATGGCAGCTGTTGCTTTCACTGGACAAACTTTAACTCCTGATGTGGTAGTTGATGAAACTTGGTTTTCTGATCCTGCAGTTTGTGAGAAACTGAAG CTTTGGTATATGCTTTCAAAGACCTTGGCCGAGGAGGCTGCCTGGAAATTTGCAAAAGAGAACAAGATTGACCTTGTTGCCATAAATCCAGGGCTGGTGATTGGTCCTCTCTTACAGCCAACTCTCAATACAAGTGTGGAGCCTGTTCTGAAACTAATAAATG GTACACAAACATTTCCTAATATAACTTATAGATGGGTTGATGTTAGAGATGTTGCCAATGCACATATCCAAGCATTTGAGGTTCCTTCAGCTAATGGAAGATATTGTTTAGTTTCCAGAGTTACACATTGTTCTGAGGTTGTGAAGATTTTACATGAGCTCTACCCCACATCCAATCTTCCTGACAA ATGTGCAGATGACAAGCCTTTCGAGCCAACCTACCAGGTGTCCCAGGAGAGAGCAAGAAGCTTGGGCATCAACTTCATTCCTGTGGAGGTGAGCTTCAATGACACTGTTGAAAGCTTGAAGGAAAAGAAGTTCTTCAGTCTCTGA
- the LOC100265262 gene encoding phenylacetaldehyde reductase isoform X2: MSGAEKVVCVTGASGYIASWLVKLLLQRGYTVNASVRDPDDPTKTEHLLALDGAKERLHLFKANLLEEGAFDSMVDGCEGVFHTASPFYHTVSNPQVELIDPAVKGTLNVLRSCAKVPSIRRVVVTSSMAAVAFTGQTLTPDVVVDETWFSDPAVCEKLKLWYMLSKTLAEEAAWKFAKENKIDLVAINPGLVIGPLLQPTLNTSVEPVLKLINGTQTFPNITYRWVDVRDVANAHIQAFEVPSANGRYCLVSRVTHCSEVVKILHELYPTSNLPDKR, translated from the exons ATGAGTGGAGCTGAGAAAGTGGTGTGCGTTACAGGGGCTTCTGGGTACATAGCTTCATGGCTGGTCAAGCTCCTGCTCCAACGCGGCTACACCGTCAATGCTTCAGTTCGCGACCCAG ATGATCCAACGAAGACAGAACACTTACTCGCACTTGATGGAGCTAAAGAGAGGCTTCATTTATTTAAAGCCAACTTACTGGAAGAAGGAGCTTTTGATTCTATGGTTGATGGATGTGAAGGTGTTTTCCACACAGCATCTCCATTTTATCACACTGTCTCTAATCCACAG GTGGAATTAATTGACCCTGCAGTGAAGGGAACCCTCAATGTTCTCAGATCATGTGCAAAAGTTCCATCTATCAGAAGAGTTGTCGTAACATCTTCTATGGCAGCTGTTGCTTTCACTGGACAAACTTTAACTCCTGATGTGGTAGTTGATGAAACTTGGTTTTCTGATCCTGCAGTTTGTGAGAAACTGAAG CTTTGGTATATGCTTTCAAAGACCTTGGCCGAGGAGGCTGCCTGGAAATTTGCAAAAGAGAACAAGATTGACCTTGTTGCCATAAATCCAGGGCTGGTGATTGGTCCTCTCTTACAGCCAACTCTCAATACAAGTGTGGAGCCTGTTCTGAAACTAATAAATG GTACACAAACATTTCCTAATATAACTTATAGATGGGTTGATGTTAGAGATGTTGCCAATGCACATATCCAAGCATTTGAGGTTCCTTCAGCTAATGGAAGATATTGTTTAGTTTCCAGAGTTACACATTGTTCTGAGGTTGTGAAGATTTTACATGAGCTCTACCCCACATCCAATCTTCCTGACAA GAGATAG